One genomic segment of Homalodisca vitripennis isolate AUS2020 unplaced genomic scaffold, UT_GWSS_2.1 ScUCBcl_2400;HRSCAF=7123, whole genome shotgun sequence includes these proteins:
- the LOC124372010 gene encoding uncharacterized protein LOC124372010: MSSRAKLILQLALEDNVNNSQQLLLLPEQTTKENNETNVLSLSSMDTNPAPSLTSLQAVDPFVLLNNENEYIMEVESESNKEFATDENIVWNDGITNQDFQSYDISFSSQGKCSSRMF; this comes from the exons ATGAGCAGCAGAGcgaaacttattttacaattagcTTTGGAggacaatgtaaataattctcaGCAATTACTATTATTACCAGAACAAACTACTaaagaaaacaatgaaacaaacgtCTTAAGCTTGTCTTCGATGGACACAAATCCTGCACCCTCATTGACATCATTACAG gcAGTTGATCCGTTTGTTCTTCTCAACaatgaaaatgaatatataatggaAGTCGAATCAGAAAGTAATAAAGAATTCGCTactgatgaaaatattgtttggaatgATGGTATTACCAACCAGGATTTTCAGTCATATGATATCTCCTTTTCATCGCAAGGTAAGTGTTCATCAAGAATGTTTTAA